The region TGAAGCGATTCCCTTACTTGATTCATTTATAACAACCTCGAAATGAGGAGTATCTCCTCTAATCACAGCTCCAAGAGTAATTAAAACTTGATAACGTCCACTCTTCGCCATTGTTTGAGACACCAATGGCAGTTCAAAAGATCCAGGTACCCAAGCAATATCTAACTGAGAGCTAGATTCAGATGTATCAATACCATGTCTAGTTAAGCAATCAATACAACCACTTAAAAGCTTGCTGGTAATTAAATCGTTGAAACGAGCAGCAACGATACCTATTTTCAAACTAGAAGCTTCTGTAAAGCGACCTTCAATTGAAACCATTGCTAGCTAGCAAAAATTGACTATTTATATCCACCATCGCATGAGAGGTGTTTAAGTTCAAACTAAAAAGTCAAGCAATCCATTGATTAATACTAGGTGAAACCAGACTCCACCTAAGATTTCAATTTTCTTAATCTCTCCATTGCGACGATCTGAAGGATCAGATTGAGTCATATAAA is a window of Prochlorococcus marinus subsp. marinus str. CCMP1375 DNA encoding:
- the ribH gene encoding 6,7-dimethyl-8-ribityllumazine synthase, encoding MVSIEGRFTEASSLKIGIVAARFNDLITSKLLSGCIDCLTRHGIDTSESSSQLDIAWVPGSFELPLVSQTMAKSGRYQVLITLGAVIRGDTPHFEVVINESSKGIASVSRETGVPIIFGVLTTDTMQQALERAGVKNNLGWNYALQAIEMGSLMKALK
- the psbZ gene encoding photosystem II reaction center protein PsbZ, encoding MQVLSSVAINALLFASLLLVVGVPVLYMTQSDPSDRRNGEIKKIEILGGVWFHLVLINGLLDFLV